A window of Psychroflexus sp. ALD_RP9 contains these coding sequences:
- a CDS encoding M28 family peptidase, giving the protein MKFIKQFFFTALLIVVVVAVYQSFSPQTEDSLNNPNFSLGNVKAHVTNIAKEPHYVGSTAHAKVSNYISQELTDIGIADVHTQQGFSLTDDGNLTIPENILGRIKATNPKPSHKAILLLSHYDSAPHSSYGASDAASGVAVIIESLRAFLATNPQFENDIIICFSDAEELGLNGAELFVRQHPWAKDVEMVLNFEARGSGGPSNMIVETNYGNAQIIKHVQNAGVNYPMANSLMYSVYKLLPNDTDSTVFREKADIPSLFFAFIDDHFDYHTSLDVPNRLDDTSLLHQADYLMHLIPEFASADLGLLNTSEDQVYVNFANLKLLSYSYSWSWPLLIIGLVLWLIVIYSGLQRQRFQLKDIGKSLILWFLLLIGLPLIATGIYYLIRAIYPQYQSILQGFTYNGHDYIWGIVFIVLALLISTTRYYQKKLGTAAIYTSFGLLAWCVCLVFNLALPGANYFILPLFFGFFGMFVFNLRLKYKRFTALVLGCPALVLFTPFIQFFPVGLGLSMLGLSALFIMLSFGFIQVAITSNLASRLSSYALVILAIVFFVKAHFSAEFTTERPRPNSLNYHVNLDQNQAYWLSYDTELDSYTSTYFSAEDTLISDSDFSSKYNSKATFMSGAPYIDFAKAKVKLDTLEETKASISYQLEIFPSPKTKRLTLNADQNINFLDFSINQLTADSIYLDNKAYHIFKKRFSNRLFDYYVVNQEPIKIKFSVDRSEEFNFMLHQINYDLLNEARLSVRPRKENQIPKPFIVNDAIICSQKIIVNEQ; this is encoded by the coding sequence ATGAAGTTTATCAAACAATTTTTTTTTACAGCTTTACTAATAGTAGTTGTTGTAGCTGTTTATCAAAGTTTCTCTCCACAAACTGAAGACAGCTTAAACAATCCTAACTTTTCTTTAGGTAATGTAAAAGCACACGTAACAAATATCGCAAAAGAACCTCACTATGTTGGTTCTACAGCACATGCTAAAGTTAGTAACTATATTAGCCAAGAGCTCACTGATATTGGTATCGCAGATGTTCATACACAACAAGGGTTTAGCTTAACAGATGATGGTAATCTAACAATACCAGAGAATATTCTTGGTCGAATAAAAGCAACTAATCCCAAACCTAGCCATAAAGCAATTTTGTTGTTAAGTCATTATGATTCTGCTCCACATTCTTCCTATGGTGCTAGTGATGCTGCTTCTGGTGTTGCCGTTATAATTGAAAGTCTTAGAGCTTTTTTGGCAACAAATCCTCAATTTGAGAATGATATTATTATTTGCTTTTCAGATGCCGAAGAACTTGGCCTAAATGGTGCAGAATTATTTGTACGTCAACATCCTTGGGCAAAAGATGTAGAAATGGTTTTAAATTTTGAAGCACGAGGTAGTGGCGGACCAAGTAATATGATTGTTGAAACTAATTACGGCAATGCTCAGATAATAAAACATGTTCAAAACGCTGGTGTCAACTATCCAATGGCAAACTCACTCATGTACAGTGTTTATAAGTTGCTTCCTAATGATACAGACTCTACTGTGTTTAGAGAAAAAGCAGATATTCCTAGCTTATTTTTTGCTTTCATTGACGACCACTTTGACTATCACACATCTTTAGACGTACCAAACCGATTAGATGATACAAGCCTACTTCATCAAGCCGATTACCTTATGCATCTCATACCTGAGTTTGCTTCAGCAGATCTGGGTTTACTAAACACTTCAGAAGATCAAGTTTATGTCAATTTTGCTAATTTAAAACTATTAAGCTACAGTTATTCTTGGTCTTGGCCATTACTTATAATTGGTTTAGTCTTATGGTTAATTGTAATTTACTCGGGCCTACAAAGACAACGATTTCAATTAAAAGACATTGGCAAAAGCTTAATTTTATGGTTTTTACTTTTAATAGGTCTACCACTTATAGCTACAGGAATATACTATTTAATTCGAGCAATTTATCCTCAATATCAATCTATTTTACAAGGTTTTACTTATAATGGTCATGACTATATTTGGGGTATTGTTTTTATAGTTTTAGCCTTATTAATAAGTACTACAAGGTATTATCAAAAAAAGCTTGGTACAGCAGCTATATATACTAGTTTTGGTCTGTTAGCTTGGTGTGTATGTCTAGTATTTAACTTAGCTTTGCCTGGTGCAAATTACTTTATCTTACCATTATTTTTTGGCTTTTTTGGCATGTTTGTTTTTAATTTAAGACTTAAATACAAACGATTTACAGCTCTTGTTTTAGGTTGCCCAGCTTTGGTATTATTTACACCTTTTATTCAATTTTTTCCTGTAGGGCTTGGCTTATCTATGCTTGGTTTAAGTGCGCTGTTTATCATGCTTAGTTTTGGCTTTATTCAAGTTGCTATTACTTCAAATTTAGCATCAAGATTAAGTAGTTATGCTCTAGTTATTTTAGCAATAGTTTTTTTTGTTAAAGCTCACTTTTCTGCGGAATTTACTACTGAAAGACCTCGGCCTAATAGTTTAAATTATCATGTAAACCTTGACCAGAATCAGGCATACTGGTTATCGTATGATACTGAATTAGATAGCTATACTTCAACTTATTTCTCTGCTGAAGACACACTTATTAGCGATTCTGATTTTAGTAGTAAATATAATTCTAAGGCAACATTTATGTCTGGAGCACCTTACATAGATTTTGCAAAAGCTAAGGTTAAATTAGATACCTTAGAAGAAACAAAAGCATCTATTAGTTATCAACTTGAAATTTTTCCTAGCCCAAAAACTAAAAGACTTACTCTAAATGCAGATCAAAACATTAATTTTTTAGATTTTAGTATTAATCAATTAACGGCAGACAGTATTTATCTTGATAATAAGGCTTATCATATCTTTAAAAAGCGTTTCAGTAATCGGTTATTTGATTATTATGTGGTCAATCAAGAGCCAATTAAAATTAAATTTAGCGTCGATCGATCAGAAGAGTTCAATTTTATGTTGCATCAAATCAATTATGATTTGTTAAATGAAGCACGTTTAAGTGTAAGACCTAGAAAAGAGAACCAAATTCCAAAACCTTTTATTGTTAATGATGCAATTATTTGTAGTCAAAAAATAATCGTAAATGAACAATAA
- a CDS encoding short-chain dehydrogenase codes for MNNKLGILGCGWLGKALAKHFIGKGVQVNASATTSTKLEELKKLGASAYCVKVTPLEILGDVESFFSPIEALVISIPPQLRKQSSADFLDSVRVLAREISKYSNIKKVLYISSTSVFIDHVSIPVYHEDYKFSSIEIDQNPVLKSEFILRAELPTVKILRFGGLIGNDRHPIHFLAGKSNIKSPEAPVNLIQQSDCVSLIDALLDKFHQLTQICFHGVSTQHPKRRYYYLKKAKELQLEPPNFDEDSVSSGKLISSQLTIKTLKKRCFKAL; via the coding sequence ATGAACAATAAGCTTGGTATATTAGGTTGTGGTTGGTTAGGGAAAGCTTTAGCTAAACATTTTATAGGCAAAGGTGTTCAGGTAAATGCTAGTGCAACAACTTCAACTAAGTTAGAAGAATTAAAGAAACTTGGTGCTTCAGCTTATTGTGTAAAAGTTACGCCTCTAGAAATTCTAGGCGATGTTGAGTCTTTTTTCTCCCCAATTGAAGCATTGGTGATTTCAATTCCGCCGCAATTGAGAAAGCAATCCTCAGCTGATTTTTTAGATTCAGTTCGTGTTTTAGCTCGAGAAATTTCAAAATATTCAAACATAAAAAAAGTATTGTATATAAGTTCAACATCTGTCTTTATTGATCATGTGTCGATACCGGTTTATCATGAAGATTATAAATTTTCATCAATCGAAATTGATCAAAATCCTGTTTTGAAAAGTGAATTTATTTTACGTGCAGAATTACCAACGGTTAAGATTTTACGTTTTGGCGGTTTAATAGGCAATGACCGACACCCAATTCATTTTTTAGCGGGAAAATCTAACATTAAATCGCCAGAAGCTCCTGTTAATTTAATACAACAATCCGATTGCGTAAGTCTTATTGATGCTTTGTTAGATAAGTTTCACCAACTCACTCAAATTTGCTTTCATGGTGTAAGTACACAACATCCGAAAAGACGTTATTATTACTTAAAAAAGGCAAAAGAGCTCCAATTAGAGCCTCCGAATTTTGATGAAGATTCGGTATCTTCAGGTAAATTAATTTCAAGTCAATTAACAATAAAAACTCTTAAAAAGCGATGCTTTAAAGCCTTATAA
- a CDS encoding inorganic phosphate transporter, producing MENLYIILVVLLFLLAVADLIVGVSNDAVNFLNSAIGSKAIPMKTILIVAGLGVLVGAVFSSGLMEVARNGIFNPNVFYFNEIIIIFLAVLITDILILDFFNTIGIPTSTTVSIVFELLGAAVSVSLLKMYYDPELSRNLGEFINLTKATEISLGIILSIFIAFFVGAIVQFISRLIFSFNYQKKLKFIGALFGGVSLSAITYFILIKGVNTIDFIDPNFAVLVQNNKLFVVGISLLIWIVLSQLLISVFKVNILKLIVIVGTFALALAFAGNDLVNFIGVSIASYQSFMLWQDAFLANGVLPSQFLMSGLDGEVQTPEYILVIAGFVMVLTLWFSSKAQYVVQTGVNLGRQGEGDERFKANNLSRTIVRYAMFIGQTFSQLLEEKLQHKISSRFDKPEQALNYTTSPTKPAFDLLRASINLVLASILISIGTNFTLPLSTTYVTFMVAMGTSFGDRAWDRDSAVYRVAGVFNVIASWFGTALLAFSASAVVALVIWYGGNYAIVVLVILAGLSVVRNAIKHSKKTKIEQQQKRFNRTDIITINEITIESSKNMTSVIKGNNRLLRDVINNLGYHDSSRFKKSLSQLEQQENEIDELKDNVFYYIKSLEENTVEASKFYILTLDYLQEIVQSMAYITRSSHKHVNNNHKNLKFNQIRDLKRIDAELNEVNKKMIFVFENQDFTEIKLLVAKYESLGEKISGLIQKQIERLKVDDNSPKNTKLYFGLLLELKDLVNSTLQMMHLFQEYYNEAKKEF from the coding sequence ATGGAGAATCTGTATATCATATTAGTAGTTTTACTGTTTTTACTTGCAGTTGCTGACTTGATTGTTGGTGTGAGTAATGATGCAGTAAACTTCTTAAATTCAGCTATAGGTTCGAAAGCAATCCCAATGAAAACCATATTAATAGTTGCAGGACTTGGTGTATTGGTAGGAGCTGTGTTTTCTAGCGGATTAATGGAAGTAGCGCGTAATGGAATTTTTAATCCAAATGTGTTCTATTTTAATGAAATTATCATCATTTTTTTAGCCGTTTTAATAACCGATATTTTAATCTTAGACTTTTTTAACACCATAGGAATACCTACGTCAACAACTGTTTCTATTGTGTTTGAATTGCTAGGCGCTGCTGTTAGTGTTAGCCTTTTAAAAATGTATTATGACCCAGAATTGAGTCGAAATTTAGGTGAGTTTATAAACTTAACAAAGGCAACTGAAATTAGCTTAGGTATTATTCTATCGATTTTTATAGCCTTTTTTGTTGGAGCAATTGTTCAGTTTATTTCTCGTTTAATTTTCTCGTTTAACTATCAAAAAAAGTTAAAATTTATAGGTGCATTATTTGGTGGTGTTTCGCTTTCAGCTATAACCTACTTTATATTAATTAAGGGTGTAAATACTATAGATTTTATCGATCCAAATTTTGCAGTATTAGTACAAAACAATAAGTTGTTTGTGGTTGGCATAAGTCTCTTGATTTGGATTGTATTATCACAACTACTAATTTCTGTTTTTAAAGTTAATATTTTAAAATTAATTGTTATAGTCGGGACATTTGCTCTGGCATTAGCTTTTGCGGGTAATGATTTAGTAAATTTTATAGGAGTTAGTATTGCTTCTTATCAGTCGTTTATGCTATGGCAAGATGCGTTTTTAGCAAATGGTGTTTTACCATCGCAATTTTTAATGAGTGGTTTAGATGGAGAAGTCCAAACACCAGAATATATTTTAGTGATAGCTGGGTTTGTGATGGTTTTAACCTTATGGTTTTCTAGCAAAGCACAATATGTTGTTCAAACAGGTGTAAATCTAGGTCGACAAGGCGAAGGTGATGAGCGCTTTAAAGCTAATAACTTATCACGAACAATTGTACGTTATGCAATGTTTATAGGCCAAACATTTTCCCAACTACTTGAAGAAAAGCTCCAACATAAAATAAGCAGTCGGTTTGATAAGCCAGAACAAGCATTAAATTATACAACTTCACCAACTAAACCAGCATTTGATTTACTAAGAGCTTCAATAAACCTAGTCTTGGCTAGTATTTTAATTTCTATTGGTACAAATTTTACATTGCCATTATCAACAACTTACGTCACATTCATGGTTGCTATGGGAACTTCATTTGGTGATCGTGCATGGGATCGTGACTCGGCAGTTTATCGTGTTGCGGGTGTTTTTAATGTTATAGCAAGTTGGTTTGGAACTGCCTTGTTGGCTTTTTCAGCATCTGCAGTTGTTGCTTTGGTAATTTGGTATGGCGGTAATTATGCTATTGTAGTTTTAGTAATTTTAGCAGGTTTATCGGTTGTGCGTAATGCAATTAAACACTCCAAAAAAACAAAAATAGAACAGCAACAAAAGCGATTTAATAGAACTGATATTATCACTATTAATGAAATTACAATAGAATCTTCTAAAAACATGACTAGTGTTATTAAAGGTAACAATAGATTGCTTCGAGATGTAATTAATAATTTAGGTTATCACGATTCAAGTAGATTTAAAAAAAGTTTGTCCCAGCTTGAGCAGCAAGAAAATGAAATAGATGAACTTAAAGATAATGTGTTTTATTATATAAAATCACTTGAAGAAAACACAGTTGAAGCTAGTAAGTTTTATATTTTAACTTTAGACTACTTACAAGAAATTGTACAATCGATGGCTTACATTACCAGAAGTAGTCATAAACATGTTAATAATAACCACAAGAACTTAAAATTCAATCAAATCCGTGATTTAAAACGCATTGATGCAGAACTCAATGAAGTTAACAAAAAAATGATTTTTGTTTTTGAAAATCAGGACTTTACAGAAATTAAGTTATTGGTAGCTAAATATGAGTCTTTAGGCGAAAAAATATCGGGTTTAATTCAAAAGCAAATAGAGCGACTAAAAGTTGATGATAATAGTCCAAAAAATACAAAATTATATTTTGGACTATTATTAGAATTAAAAGACTTGGTTAACTCAACTTTACAAATGATGCATTTATTTCAAGAATATTATAATGAGGCTAAAAAAGAATTTTAA
- a CDS encoding NifU family protein encodes MQSFTVEVKPTNKPSIIKLEVNDFLTKSKSYEFNNIEDAQNSPLASKLFHLPFVKTVFISQNFVAIEKYNIVEWSDVQDDVAKQVEDDLNEGVQVIKKEAEEAKKKVPVTVYAESTPNPSVMKFVANKKLVLASAEFKSIDETTHAPMIEKLFHFPFVKEVFIDENYISINKYDMAEWDEITLELREFIRTYIENGGTIVKTGTVNKNKDSSTQGISQQNEVNREQLDDTSNEIINILEEYIKPAVASDGGNIAFKSYNPESKQVEVILQGACSGCPSSTMTLKNGIETMLKEMLNNKVENVVAING; translated from the coding sequence ATGCAATCTTTTACAGTTGAGGTCAAACCTACAAATAAACCATCAATTATCAAATTAGAAGTTAACGATTTTTTAACCAAATCAAAAAGTTATGAGTTCAATAATATTGAAGATGCTCAAAATTCTCCTTTAGCTTCTAAACTTTTTCATTTGCCTTTTGTTAAAACCGTTTTTATAAGTCAGAACTTTGTAGCAATCGAAAAATATAATATCGTTGAGTGGAGTGATGTGCAAGATGACGTTGCCAAACAAGTTGAAGATGACTTAAATGAAGGTGTTCAAGTTATTAAAAAAGAAGCTGAAGAGGCTAAAAAAAAGGTTCCCGTAACAGTTTACGCTGAAAGTACACCAAACCCATCTGTAATGAAGTTTGTTGCCAATAAAAAATTAGTTTTAGCTTCAGCTGAATTTAAAAGTATTGATGAAACAACTCATGCACCAATGATTGAAAAGTTGTTTCACTTCCCATTCGTTAAAGAAGTTTTTATTGATGAAAATTATATCTCAATCAATAAGTACGATATGGCTGAATGGGATGAAATTACACTTGAGCTTCGTGAATTTATTAGAACCTACATTGAAAATGGTGGTACAATTGTTAAGACTGGCACGGTTAATAAAAATAAAGATTCTTCAACTCAAGGGATTTCTCAACAAAATGAAGTTAACCGTGAACAATTAGACGATACATCAAACGAAATTATTAATATTCTTGAAGAATATATTAAACCAGCTGTTGCGAGTGATGGTGGAAATATCGCTTTTAAGTCATACAATCCAGAAAGCAAACAAGTTGAAGTAATACTTCAAGGCGCCTGCAGCGGTTGCCCTTCTTCGACAATGACATTAAAAAACGGTATTGAAACGATGCTTAAAGAGATGCTTAATAACAAAGTAGAAAATGTTGTAGCCATTAATGGTTAA
- a CDS encoding choice-of-anchor L domain-containing protein, translating into MTDGQTVNTDTGNFYDPDGPNNPTSSGEFVYTICPQTTDLLLVVEFVEFLTGPGELEIYDGADTSANLLFTFSGAIDGNDGPETGQLITASDSNNSGCLTFRFSGGVPNNAFTGWNAAISVREPCQTYSTTGTGIETDIPINEVGYGQVVTFSADVIPSSGVYSDLEYFWSFGDGNSDTGQSVQHAFQNSTANQVTLTVTDQYGCSASFAIEITPIVRFIEVEANTPYNINREDEDGNPETITINNVDDLVIDVLVDNDCANVSNINFTGNPNAPSIGYFDNNNSEFPIESGIVFNNGNINNVEGPNQGIQSDGGWNNTVNSEPELSAFIPSISGSSNDESVLTFDFEAVSETLSFDFIFASEEYENYQCNDTFADAFVFILTDQNGNQENLALVPGTTDPISVTTVSPGTQTGCSPVNADFFGEEYYGAVAPVAPIEYQGRTAVLTASTNINPGEVYNIKMIIADRGDSAFDSAIFLSAGSFDFGTVDLGNDILVENENTLCVGQEITLNTGLELFQGATVEWFKDGVLIPGETDITLDVDDEGIYTVVYTYSTGCTTEDTIIVEFLPTPITESLLPDPLFACEGSTFNLRLNDDNLIDDTQDLNDFQISYFRNSEDAENDVNRIVNPTTYSFQGTTETIFVRIEGFANNQLTGCFEVTEFQITYQDVEISQDLSTLRQCSDYSSNEVNFDLTQVESEALNGQDPNNFDFTYYLTEDHANNSVNEIPLSEVENYLASSGTEIFVRADNPSTTGCFAIGSFILIIDNVRIGDLTLTESISECQNVDTQQTVFDLTPKTDVALDGQDSLDFTVNYFENEQDALQNNLDNIIENPSEYILNSLGQQVIYVTVTNNENPNCFEVSNFIIEAFETPLIEQLQNFEACGDFTLTQTFDLTQNTTLAIGNQTGNYNVSYYLTEAEANSGTNSLTSQGEDISNYAPINESQTIYIRIENSDFTECYSAGSFEIDLNNVEVSSVQDLESCIDPVTGVAEFDLIQNTGLAFGEDQDETTHAVRYLDASNNEISNPEAYEVSSSATITVEVTNQNDQSCTATETFNLSITPQPEVTPASVLEVCINYEDGGDNTIDLTIKDSEINSLATGDIVEYYVSQTAYENDNAIATPESFNLAENQTEIYAAVLNSVSGCRSEVTSFNIENVIPLVDISGYEGQSVCIDENGDLVNTATSPPIIETGLSATNYDFVWLLDGVEIVGETSPSITATEAGVYTVEVTNALAQQITSCVNTSSAEIIESGQIDFELAILTDSFQNNEHGIGVTITEVGLGDYEFRLDYGEWVDLEEGQTELIFSDVPGGMHVITARDKNGCGEVSKEITLIDYPEFFTPNADGYNDNWQLNNTTMTNLDVSEVNIFDRYGKHLYKLTPDQAGWDGTYQGEVLPSDDYWFTIDYIEPRTGEKTIFKSHFTLKR; encoded by the coding sequence ATGACAGATGGGCAAACAGTAAATACAGATACCGGAAATTTTTATGATCCAGATGGCCCAAATAACCCTACAAGCTCTGGGGAATTTGTATACACGATTTGTCCTCAGACTACTGATCTTTTACTCGTAGTTGAATTTGTAGAATTTTTGACAGGTCCTGGTGAATTAGAAATTTATGATGGAGCAGATACGTCTGCTAATTTATTGTTTACTTTTTCTGGAGCAATAGACGGTAATGATGGGCCAGAGACAGGTCAATTAATCACAGCTTCAGATAGCAATAATTCAGGATGTCTGACCTTTAGGTTTTCAGGTGGTGTTCCTAATAATGCTTTTACAGGTTGGAATGCGGCTATTAGTGTTCGCGAACCATGCCAAACTTATTCCACTACAGGTACAGGTATAGAAACCGATATACCGATTAATGAAGTTGGTTATGGTCAAGTTGTTACTTTTTCAGCTGATGTAATACCATCTTCAGGTGTTTATTCAGATTTAGAATATTTTTGGAGTTTTGGTGATGGTAACTCAGATACAGGGCAATCTGTACAACATGCGTTTCAAAACAGTACAGCTAATCAAGTTACTTTAACAGTCACAGACCAATATGGTTGTAGCGCTTCTTTCGCCATAGAAATTACACCAATTGTTAGATTTATTGAGGTTGAAGCTAATACACCTTACAATATTAACCGCGAAGATGAAGACGGAAATCCTGAAACCATAACTATTAACAACGTTGATGATTTAGTAATTGACGTACTAGTCGATAACGATTGTGCTAATGTGTCTAACATAAATTTTACAGGAAATCCAAATGCGCCTAGTATTGGTTATTTTGATAACAATAATTCAGAATTCCCGATAGAAAGTGGAATTGTGTTTAATAATGGTAATATTAATAATGTTGAAGGTCCCAATCAGGGCATACAAAGTGACGGTGGTTGGAATAATACAGTTAATTCAGAGCCAGAGTTAAGTGCCTTTATACCTTCTATTTCTGGTTCGTCAAATGACGAATCTGTACTTACTTTCGATTTTGAAGCGGTATCTGAAACTTTGAGTTTTGACTTTATTTTTGCCTCTGAAGAATATGAAAACTATCAGTGTAATGATACTTTTGCTGATGCTTTTGTGTTTATATTAACCGACCAAAATGGAAACCAAGAAAATTTAGCCTTGGTACCAGGTACCACAGACCCAATTTCTGTAACTACGGTGTCACCAGGTACACAAACAGGTTGCAGTCCTGTTAATGCTGATTTTTTTGGAGAAGAATATTATGGTGCTGTTGCTCCAGTTGCGCCCATCGAATATCAAGGGCGTACCGCTGTTTTAACAGCCTCTACCAACATTAATCCAGGTGAGGTTTATAATATTAAAATGATAATTGCCGATCGTGGTGATAGTGCCTTTGATTCTGCTATTTTTCTATCAGCTGGTTCTTTTGATTTTGGGACCGTCGATTTAGGTAATGATATTTTAGTAGAAAATGAAAATACACTCTGTGTAGGTCAAGAAATCACATTAAATACAGGTTTAGAACTTTTTCAAGGCGCGACTGTAGAATGGTTTAAAGATGGCGTTTTAATACCTGGAGAAACAGACATCACTCTTGACGTAGATGATGAAGGAATTTATACAGTGGTTTACACTTATTCTACAGGTTGCACGACTGAAGATACTATTATTGTAGAGTTTCTGCCAACGCCTATCACTGAAAGTCTTCTGCCAGACCCTTTATTTGCTTGTGAAGGAAGTACATTTAATCTTCGTTTAAATGATGATAATTTAATTGATGATACTCAAGATTTAAACGATTTTCAAATCTCCTATTTTAGAAATTCTGAAGATGCCGAAAATGATGTTAATAGAATAGTTAACCCAACAACTTATTCGTTTCAAGGAACTACAGAAACAATTTTTGTAAGAATTGAAGGTTTTGCGAATAATCAATTAACCGGCTGTTTTGAAGTTACTGAATTTCAAATCACCTATCAAGATGTTGAAATTTCTCAAGATTTATCTACATTAAGACAGTGTAGTGATTATTCGTCTAATGAAGTAAATTTTGATTTAACTCAAGTTGAATCTGAGGCTTTAAATGGTCAAGATCCTAATAATTTTGATTTTACTTATTATTTAACCGAAGATCATGCTAATAATTCAGTTAATGAAATCCCTCTGTCAGAAGTTGAGAATTATCTAGCTTCATCAGGTACAGAAATTTTTGTTCGTGCCGATAACCCAAGTACTACGGGTTGTTTTGCTATAGGAAGTTTTATTTTAATAATTGATAATGTCAGAATCGGTGATTTAACATTAACAGAAAGTATTTCAGAGTGCCAGAATGTTGATACACAACAAACTGTTTTTGATCTTACACCTAAGACAGATGTGGCATTAGACGGTCAAGATTCTTTAGATTTTACAGTAAATTATTTTGAAAATGAACAAGATGCACTTCAAAATAATCTTGATAATATCATTGAAAACCCATCTGAGTATATCTTAAATTCTTTAGGACAGCAAGTGATTTACGTAACAGTAACTAATAATGAAAATCCTAACTGTTTTGAAGTCTCAAATTTTATTATTGAAGCCTTTGAAACACCTCTTATAGAACAATTGCAAAACTTCGAAGCTTGTGGCGATTTTACTTTAACTCAAACTTTTGATTTAACTCAAAATACGACTTTAGCAATCGGCAATCAAACAGGGAATTATAATGTGAGTTATTACTTGACAGAGGCTGAAGCTAATTCAGGTACAAACTCTTTAACTAGTCAAGGTGAAGATATTAGCAATTATGCTCCCATTAACGAGTCACAAACCATTTACATAAGAATTGAAAATTCTGATTTTACTGAATGTTATAGTGCTGGAAGTTTTGAAATCGACTTAAACAATGTCGAAGTTTCATCAGTTCAAGATTTAGAAAGTTGTATAGACCCAGTTACTGGCGTAGCTGAATTTGATTTAATCCAAAATACAGGATTAGCATTCGGTGAAGATCAAGATGAAACGACACATGCAGTACGTTATTTAGATGCTTCTAATAATGAGATAAGCAACCCTGAAGCTTATGAAGTTTCTAGTTCAGCAACGATAACAGTAGAAGTAACCAACCAAAACGACCAAAGCTGTACAGCTACTGAAACATTTAATTTAAGCATTACACCACAGCCAGAAGTAACACCAGCAAGTGTTTTAGAGGTTTGTATAAATTATGAAGATGGCGGAGATAACACGATAGATTTAACAATAAAAGACTCAGAAATTAATAGCTTAGCTACAGGTGATATTGTTGAATATTATGTATCTCAAACAGCTTATGAAAACGATAATGCAATAGCAACTCCAGAAAGCTTCAACTTAGCAGAAAACCAAACAGAGATTTATGCAGCTGTACTTAATTCGGTATCAGGATGTCGTTCAGAAGTAACATCATTTAATATAGAAAATGTAATACCACTGGTTGATATTTCAGGCTATGAAGGTCAAAGTGTTTGTATAGATGAGAATGGTGACTTGGTAAACACAGCCACTTCACCACCAATTATAGAGACTGGATTGTCAGCAACAAATTACGATTTTGTATGGTTGTTAGATGGTGTAGAAATTGTAGGGGAGACATCGCCAAGTATTACGGCAACAGAAGCAGGCGTATATACAGTAGAGGTAACGAATGCTTTAGCGCAACAAATTACCAGCTGTGTAAATACGTCATCAGCAGAAATTATAGAAAGTGGTCAAATAGATTTTGAATTAGCGATTTTAACTGATAGTTTTCAAAACAATGAACACGGAATAGGTGTAACAATTACGGAAGTTGGATTAGGAGATTACGAATTTAGGTTAGATTATGGAGAATGGGTTGACTTAGAAGAAGGACAAACAGAGCTTATATTTAGTGATGTTCCAGGCGGCATGCATGTAATTACGGCCCGAGATAAAAATGGTTGTGGAGAAGTCTCCAAAGAAATCACACTAATAGATTATCCAGAGTTTTTCACACCCAATGCAGACGGATATAATGATAATTGGCAGTTGAACAACACAACAATGACAAATTTAGATGTTAGCGAGGTTAATATATTTGATCGTTATGGCAAGCACTTGTATAAATTAACACCAGATCAAGCCGGTTGGGATGGTACTTATCAAGGCGAAGTTTTACCATCAGACGATTATTGGTTCACGATAGATTATATAGAACCGCGCACAGGAGAAAAAACAATATTTAAATCACACTTTACTTTAAAACGATAA